A region from the Acuticoccus sediminis genome encodes:
- a CDS encoding Rho termination factor N-terminal domain-containing protein, with the protein MAKQAKAKQARRNDPGPSVKDDETYEALRRDGASKEKAARIANARANGSQPSKKGGKAPPYEEMTKDDLYERAQQIGIDGRSKMSKGELIDALRNH; encoded by the coding sequence ATGGCAAAGCAGGCGAAAGCAAAGCAGGCACGGCGCAACGACCCCGGGCCGTCGGTCAAGGACGATGAGACCTACGAGGCGCTGCGTCGCGACGGAGCCAGCAAGGAGAAGGCCGCCCGGATCGCCAACGCGAGGGCGAACGGCTCCCAGCCCTCCAAGAAGGGCGGCAAGGCGCCTCCCTACGAGGAGATGACCAAGGACGACCTCTACGAGCGCGCCCAGCAGATCGGCATCGACGGCCGCTCTAAGATGTCGAAGGGCGAGCTGATCGACGCCCTTAGGAATCACTGA
- a CDS encoding mechanosensitive ion channel domain-containing protein produces MVPTVFRTCLALLFSLVLLGSATAQTVDLAALKRHLNGIERDLRNIDTAIERQQAENSRIIRDLSRTTEDEGDVTFEELRQAQFEVDIAQTRLLTLAHRITEHGQRIDQLNSSIVSSSASMRTTERDTLQRLVDEAALDWRDRIRNASNQMMERLQTYQALSAEYLNLREEQLDILQRHISLDALDGVGDMEESPVVTRLRALVDQLGQQALTLSNEASAIDDGNPIAVQRRNLLRLRADEALLRSNTRLTDIAIVESRSLLDALRPIRSEPSIPTRLFVEAIDELNAADATLAQRAETIDLNRDGLSDLARILSEPTQDATQAEALRERISGLRRLLSTQGREIADLREELANEIAALDRERTARDRAELLTRETARTDKAARERIAAEIRTIPNELRDIYEGRYREVRTAVAVAPERMLAVFGGIVVLLLAATIYLRHFLLKSFVRSDATRATEIPLEVVRRNLYWLLPIAVWYSFATMFSISTSTTLAILKVLAIPAVAASLRDLTQVIVSYQTYGQQRRIGKIITRATEIAVVLSAVFVLAYVVLGEVDLLPTTETAINRLAYSVFVLSGLPMLLFVFFFSASRGGGSYGRIRRIVAAFLSLLPPTALIATGVTGLLGYTRLALVMLENLAFAITIVAAMALVLGIMNDLMEGVTARIRARDPARAYFARANFLVPLNRAAQLGLVVITAWICMEVFDWTVETPIIHEAVQVWRTTVFTVGSTQYTIGKVILAVLAFAFVFWVAGWSRRVAYTIIFGRLKDIGIRQSLSVFAQYVVVVLGVLLTLSAIGFDVTTLTVFAASLGVGIGFGLQNVVNNFISGLLLLVERPLRIGDIVTVGANSGTVMQIGIRSMRMKTFDEFDLIVPNSALISDTFTNWTRTNSVMRVILMVGIAYDDDPELAINLVYQALQEHEGVLKSPAPMVTVEEFGDNSINLRVCYYIDLYGNFSGFTVKSQVLTRVVKSFAQNGITIPFPQRDVHMIAPKPVALAQDGTPVDVVPQREPQRENNEWIGDAIEEVTGGGDANKDGF; encoded by the coding sequence ATGGTCCCCACTGTATTTCGTACGTGCCTCGCCCTCCTGTTTTCCCTGGTTCTGCTGGGGTCGGCGACAGCCCAGACCGTGGATCTCGCCGCGCTGAAGCGGCATCTCAACGGGATCGAGCGGGACCTGCGCAACATCGACACGGCGATCGAGCGCCAGCAGGCCGAGAACTCCCGCATTATCAGGGATTTGAGCCGCACGACCGAGGATGAGGGCGACGTCACCTTCGAGGAGCTGCGCCAGGCGCAGTTCGAAGTCGACATCGCCCAGACCCGGCTCCTCACGCTGGCGCACCGGATCACCGAGCACGGCCAGCGCATCGATCAGCTCAACTCGTCCATCGTCTCCTCCTCCGCGTCGATGCGAACCACCGAGCGTGACACATTGCAGCGCCTTGTGGATGAAGCCGCGCTCGACTGGCGCGACCGAATTCGCAACGCTTCCAACCAGATGATGGAGCGGCTGCAGACCTACCAGGCACTGTCGGCCGAGTACCTGAACCTGCGCGAGGAGCAGCTCGACATCCTCCAGCGCCACATCAGCCTCGACGCGCTGGACGGTGTCGGCGACATGGAGGAGAGCCCGGTCGTCACGCGCCTTCGCGCGCTCGTGGACCAGCTCGGGCAGCAGGCGCTGACCCTCTCCAACGAGGCGTCGGCCATCGACGACGGCAACCCGATCGCCGTGCAGCGCCGCAACCTGCTGCGCCTGAGGGCCGACGAGGCGCTGCTTCGCTCCAACACCCGCCTCACCGACATCGCCATCGTCGAGTCGCGCAGCCTGCTGGACGCACTGCGGCCGATCCGCTCGGAGCCGTCGATCCCCACCCGCCTCTTCGTGGAGGCGATCGACGAGCTGAACGCCGCCGACGCCACCCTCGCGCAGCGGGCCGAGACCATCGATCTCAACCGCGACGGATTGTCGGACCTCGCGCGCATCCTCTCCGAGCCGACGCAGGACGCCACGCAGGCGGAGGCCCTGCGCGAACGCATCTCCGGACTGCGCAGGCTCCTCAGCACCCAGGGGCGCGAGATCGCCGACCTGCGCGAGGAGCTCGCCAACGAGATCGCCGCGCTCGACCGGGAGCGGACCGCGCGCGACCGCGCCGAGCTCCTCACCCGCGAGACCGCGCGGACCGACAAGGCGGCCCGCGAGCGCATCGCCGCCGAGATCCGCACCATCCCGAACGAGCTCCGCGACATCTACGAGGGTCGCTACCGCGAGGTGCGCACCGCCGTCGCCGTCGCGCCGGAGCGCATGCTCGCGGTCTTCGGCGGAATCGTCGTGCTGCTCCTCGCGGCGACGATCTACCTGCGCCACTTCCTGCTGAAGTCCTTCGTCCGGTCGGATGCGACCCGGGCGACGGAGATTCCCCTCGAGGTGGTCCGGCGCAACCTCTACTGGCTGCTGCCGATCGCGGTCTGGTACAGTTTCGCGACGATGTTCTCGATCTCGACGTCGACGACGCTCGCGATCCTGAAGGTCCTCGCCATTCCCGCCGTCGCCGCCTCGCTCCGCGACCTGACGCAGGTCATCGTCTCGTACCAGACCTACGGACAGCAGCGGCGCATCGGCAAGATCATCACCCGCGCGACGGAAATCGCGGTGGTGCTGTCGGCGGTCTTCGTGCTCGCCTACGTCGTGCTCGGCGAGGTCGACCTGCTGCCGACGACAGAGACGGCCATCAACCGCCTCGCCTACTCGGTCTTCGTCCTCTCGGGCCTGCCGATGCTGCTCTTCGTGTTCTTCTTCAGCGCGTCGCGCGGGGGCGGATCGTACGGGCGCATCCGGCGGATCGTCGCGGCCTTCCTGTCGCTACTGCCGCCGACGGCGCTCATCGCCACGGGCGTGACCGGCCTCCTCGGCTACACCCGCCTCGCCCTGGTGATGCTGGAGAACCTCGCCTTCGCGATCACCATCGTGGCGGCGATGGCGCTGGTGCTCGGCATCATGAACGACCTCATGGAGGGCGTCACCGCGCGGATCCGCGCCAGGGACCCGGCCCGGGCCTACTTCGCCCGCGCCAACTTCCTGGTGCCGCTCAACCGTGCGGCCCAGCTCGGCCTCGTCGTCATCACCGCCTGGATCTGCATGGAGGTGTTCGACTGGACGGTCGAGACCCCGATCATCCACGAAGCGGTCCAGGTCTGGCGCACCACCGTCTTCACGGTCGGCAGCACGCAGTACACGATCGGCAAGGTCATCCTCGCCGTCCTCGCCTTCGCGTTCGTGTTCTGGGTCGCGGGCTGGAGCCGCCGCGTCGCCTACACGATCATCTTCGGGCGCCTGAAGGACATCGGCATCCGCCAGTCGCTGTCGGTGTTCGCCCAGTACGTGGTGGTCGTCCTCGGCGTGCTGCTCACGCTGTCGGCCATCGGCTTCGACGTCACCACCCTCACCGTCTTCGCCGCCTCGCTGGGTGTCGGTATCGGTTTCGGTCTGCAGAACGTCGTCAACAACTTCATCTCCGGCCTCCTCCTCCTCGTGGAGCGGCCGCTGCGGATCGGCGACATCGTCACCGTCGGCGCCAATTCCGGCACGGTGATGCAGATCGGCATCCGCTCGATGCGCATGAAGACGTTCGACGAGTTCGACCTCATCGTGCCGAACTCTGCACTGATCTCGGACACGTTCACGAACTGGACGCGCACCAACTCGGTGATGCGCGTCATCCTGATGGTCGGGATCGCCTACGACGACGATCCGGAGCTCGCGATCAACCTGGTCTATCAGGCGCTGCAGGAGCACGAGGGCGTCCTGAAGTCGCCCGCGCCGATGGTGACGGTCGAGGAGTTCGGCGACAACTCGATCAACCTGCGCGTCTGCTACTACATCGACCTCTACGGCAACTTCTCGGGCTTCACGGTGAAGTCGCAGGTGCTGACGCGCGTGGTGAAGAGCTTCGCCCAGAACGGCATCACCATCCCGTTCCCGCAACGCGACGTGCACATGATCGCGCCCAAGCCGGTCGCCCTCGCGCAGGACGGGACCCCGGTCGACGTCGTCCCGCAGAGGGAGCCGCAGCGCGAGAACAACGAGTGGATCGGCGACGCCATCGAGGAGGTCACCGGCGGCGGCGATGCCAACAAGGACGGCTTCTAG
- a CDS encoding uracil-DNA glycosylase has product MEEPQHTRDPLRGFFSACGVTVMLAETPQNRFAEGVAVEEPSFDDMPLADSDDWVDEPAPAVEDEAVHAAREVARTAPDLAALHQALARFDGCPLKALARSTCHGEGPVGAPIMFVGEAPGRDEDEAGRPFVGRSGQLLEKMLAAIGMTREAVYISNVIPWRPPANRTPSPIETATCEVFVRREIALVRPKVLVALGGAAAKTLFSTDTGIMRQRGNWVRFDTGDGEVDAVAMFHPAYLLRTPGEKRRAWQDLLSIRRKLKELGAL; this is encoded by the coding sequence ATGGAAGAGCCTCAACACACTCGCGATCCGCTCCGTGGCTTCTTCAGCGCCTGCGGTGTGACGGTCATGCTCGCCGAAACGCCGCAGAACCGCTTCGCCGAGGGCGTCGCGGTGGAGGAACCGTCGTTCGACGATATGCCGCTGGCCGACAGCGACGACTGGGTCGACGAGCCGGCGCCGGCGGTGGAGGACGAGGCGGTCCACGCCGCCCGCGAGGTCGCGCGGACCGCCCCGGATCTGGCCGCGCTGCACCAGGCGCTGGCGCGTTTCGACGGGTGTCCGCTGAAGGCTCTGGCGCGCTCCACCTGTCACGGCGAGGGACCGGTGGGGGCGCCGATCATGTTCGTCGGCGAGGCGCCGGGGCGGGACGAGGACGAGGCCGGGCGCCCCTTCGTCGGCCGCTCGGGCCAGCTCCTCGAAAAGATGCTCGCGGCGATCGGGATGACGCGCGAGGCTGTGTATATCTCCAACGTCATTCCCTGGCGCCCGCCCGCGAATCGCACGCCGAGTCCGATCGAGACGGCGACGTGCGAGGTGTTCGTGCGCCGCGAGATCGCGCTGGTGCGGCCCAAGGTGCTGGTGGCGCTGGGCGGCGCGGCGGCGAAGACGCTGTTTTCCACCGATACCGGCATCATGCGTCAGCGCGGCAACTGGGTGCGGTTCGACACCGGCGACGGCGAGGTCGACGCGGTGGCGATGTTCCACCCCGCCTACCTGCTGCGAACACCCGGCGAGAAGCGGCGCGCCTGGCAGGACCTCCTCTCCATCCGCCGCAAGCTCAAGGAGCTCGGCGCACTCTGA
- a CDS encoding extracellular solute-binding protein, whose amino-acid sequence MRLLLFAALVLASLPARAADLTLVCLSVGQAVSACSDSASRFSQETGHNVRVVTADATGRYALERYRALFDVQSTRIDVLQFPDTWVPALGPDLATLPTPPDGEALPSVLKAGEDAGRLVGLPQHMAVTLLFLRGDVVAEDLQAWSDLRQSLLGAPADGANGLAFGGAGPTLFPLFLDWLFSFGATDLTDHDALLEALNLMNGAIGSITPASMVSTSSQEAIADFTGGGAAALVARSTALTSVRSSPLADNFEAVLRPQASSAAPRAPLLVTTWYTGVSRHSRNSEAAAQLAQFLTSEAEQRSAALQYGIAPTWPALYDDPDIQALGPVFRRIGQNLDHMVPPPILRYGTNYLDLSDEVAAAVRDMLTGKTTPETTAQVIGGAVRRASRQVD is encoded by the coding sequence GTGCGTCTGCTTCTGTTTGCCGCGTTGGTTCTCGCCTCGCTACCGGCCCGTGCCGCCGATCTGACGCTGGTGTGCCTGTCGGTCGGACAGGCCGTGTCCGCCTGCAGTGACAGCGCATCGCGCTTCTCGCAGGAAACTGGGCACAACGTGCGCGTCGTCACGGCGGACGCGACCGGCCGCTACGCGCTGGAGCGTTATCGGGCCCTGTTCGACGTGCAGAGTACGCGAATCGACGTGCTGCAGTTCCCGGACACCTGGGTTCCCGCGCTGGGACCGGACCTTGCGACCTTGCCCACCCCGCCCGACGGGGAGGCTCTGCCGTCCGTGCTGAAGGCCGGGGAGGATGCGGGGCGGCTGGTCGGCCTGCCGCAGCACATGGCGGTGACGCTCCTGTTCCTGCGCGGCGATGTGGTCGCCGAGGACCTCCAGGCGTGGTCGGACCTGCGCCAGAGCCTTCTCGGCGCACCGGCGGACGGCGCCAACGGCCTCGCCTTCGGCGGTGCCGGGCCGACGCTCTTCCCGCTGTTCCTCGACTGGCTCTTCTCGTTCGGCGCCACGGACCTCACCGACCATGACGCGCTGCTGGAGGCGCTGAACCTCATGAACGGGGCGATCGGCTCGATCACGCCGGCGTCCATGGTGTCGACCAGCTCGCAGGAGGCGATCGCCGACTTCACCGGCGGCGGCGCGGCGGCGCTTGTGGCGCGGTCGACCGCGCTGACCTCCGTCCGCAGCTCGCCGCTGGCCGACAACTTCGAGGCGGTCCTGCGGCCCCAGGCGTCGAGCGCGGCCCCGCGTGCGCCGCTGCTGGTGACGACATGGTATACCGGCGTGTCGCGCCACTCGCGCAATTCCGAGGCGGCGGCCCAGCTCGCCCAGTTCCTCACCTCGGAGGCGGAGCAGCGCAGTGCGGCGCTCCAGTACGGGATCGCCCCGACCTGGCCGGCGCTCTATGATGATCCGGACATCCAGGCCCTCGGCCCCGTGTTCCGCCGGATCGGCCAGAACCTCGACCACATGGTGCCGCCGCCGATCCTGCGGTACGGCACGAACTATCTCGATCTCTCCGACGAAGTGGCTGCCGCGGTACGCGACATGCTGACCGGCAAGACCACCCCCGAGACCACGGCGCAGGTGATCGGTGGCGCCGTTCGCCGCGCGAGCCGACAGGTGGATTGA
- a CDS encoding substrate-binding periplasmic protein, with protein MRRCIAGLIALTLSTTLAAAQTLPLSPDTAAGAAAIGLSGPPTQSDRDIEIADSETDQPAAGAPAPEAAGAEPGTGAAAPVAAAPGTAGASEASPAAAESGAEDSDEPDSAATAAGALGITSPPDEPDDEGAEPDTAATAAGALGITSPPEQPGEAGDEPDGAATAAGALGITSPPEAADGGEGTEPDSAATAAGALGINSPPDQSGDGADDGADAAATAAGALGISTPPDTSGSDQGASDAAAAAGALSVTAPSISQVPATTSAPTYAVAILDDAPPFSYLGRFRVRTGFDVDLANALCRTMQARCELMPMSAEDIVQALVDRRVAFAVATTAITAQPGASISFTEPYLGLTVRFVTPRDRRRDVEDDDATYGAIAGTAQAEYLRKLYRDPQAVHLYPNADGMWIDLALGRLDGVLSPAITARREFLSTPIGDGFRFSSAASDGENNLARTAVIGVGAQAGDLVRSLNEALDRMRDSGEFDELLARHLDSDLVTKVGGRPTAGR; from the coding sequence ATGCGACGTTGTATCGCTGGGCTGATCGCCCTCACTCTTTCGACGACGCTCGCTGCCGCGCAGACGCTCCCGCTCTCGCCGGACACAGCCGCCGGCGCGGCCGCGATCGGCCTCAGCGGTCCGCCCACTCAGAGCGACCGCGACATCGAGATCGCCGACAGCGAAACCGACCAGCCGGCCGCCGGCGCCCCCGCTCCGGAAGCGGCGGGCGCTGAACCCGGCACCGGAGCGGCGGCCCCCGTCGCTGCCGCGCCCGGCACCGCCGGTGCCTCCGAGGCCAGCCCCGCCGCCGCCGAGAGCGGCGCGGAGGATTCCGACGAGCCGGATTCGGCGGCGACGGCGGCAGGCGCGCTCGGCATCACCTCGCCCCCGGATGAGCCGGACGACGAGGGCGCCGAGCCGGATACCGCCGCGACCGCCGCGGGCGCGCTGGGCATCACCTCGCCGCCGGAGCAGCCGGGCGAGGCGGGCGACGAGCCCGACGGAGCGGCGACGGCCGCCGGCGCACTGGGGATCACCTCGCCGCCTGAGGCCGCCGATGGCGGGGAGGGGACCGAGCCGGACTCGGCCGCCACCGCCGCGGGCGCCCTCGGCATCAACTCGCCGCCGGACCAGTCCGGCGATGGCGCGGACGACGGGGCGGACGCCGCCGCGACGGCAGCCGGTGCGCTCGGCATTTCGACCCCGCCCGATACGTCCGGCAGCGACCAGGGCGCGAGCGATGCCGCCGCGGCCGCCGGTGCCCTCAGCGTGACCGCGCCTTCGATCAGTCAGGTCCCGGCGACGACCTCCGCGCCGACCTACGCCGTCGCCATCCTCGACGATGCGCCGCCGTTCTCCTACCTGGGCCGGTTCCGGGTCCGCACCGGGTTCGACGTCGACCTCGCCAACGCGCTCTGCCGCACGATGCAGGCGCGCTGCGAGCTGATGCCGATGTCGGCGGAGGATATCGTGCAGGCGCTCGTCGACCGCCGCGTCGCGTTCGCCGTCGCCACGACCGCGATCACCGCGCAGCCGGGCGCCTCGATCAGCTTCACCGAGCCTTACCTCGGCCTCACCGTGCGCTTCGTGACCCCGCGCGACCGGCGCCGCGACGTCGAGGACGACGACGCCACGTACGGGGCGATCGCCGGGACCGCGCAGGCAGAGTACCTGCGCAAGCTCTACCGCGACCCGCAGGCGGTGCACCTCTATCCCAACGCCGACGGGATGTGGATCGACCTCGCCCTGGGGCGCCTCGACGGCGTGCTCTCGCCGGCGATCACGGCGCGGCGGGAGTTCCTGTCGACGCCGATCGGCGACGGCTTCCGCTTCTCCTCCGCCGCCTCGGACGGGGAGAACAACCTCGCCCGCACCGCGGTGATCGGGGTGGGCGCGCAGGCCGGGGACCTCGTCCGCTCCCTCAACGAGGCGCTCGACCGGATGCGCGACAGCGGCGAGTTCGACGAGCTCCTCGCCCGTCACCTCGACAGCGACCTCGTCACCAAGGTCGGTGGGCGGCCGACCGCCGGCCGCTAA
- a CDS encoding sulfite exporter TauE/SafE family protein, with protein MLDLLFFAVILAIAGAIGGIIAGLLGVGGGIVIVPVLFYLLPVAGVDGEIRMHLAVATSLATIITTSIVSARSHYKRGGVDVDLLKQVGGGVVLGVAIGVVAGTAASAQTLTAIFGSVALLVAIHMAFFKGRQLASHLPGQPCITGIGMIIGGVSTMMGIGGGSLSVPIFSLCGVPIRRAVGTAAAIGLIIAVPGVIGFAIGGWNVPDLPPGSVGYVNLIGFALIAPLSMLCAPIGAKLAHTIPQEWLSRIFAIFLAVTAVRMLLSLL; from the coding sequence GTGCTCGATCTTCTCTTCTTCGCTGTCATCCTTGCAATCGCCGGCGCGATCGGCGGCATCATCGCCGGCCTCCTCGGGGTCGGTGGCGGTATCGTCATCGTGCCTGTCCTGTTCTATCTGCTCCCCGTCGCCGGTGTCGACGGCGAGATTCGGATGCATCTGGCCGTCGCGACCTCGCTGGCCACGATCATCACGACCTCCATCGTCTCCGCCCGGTCTCACTACAAACGCGGCGGCGTCGATGTGGATCTGTTGAAGCAGGTCGGCGGCGGCGTGGTGCTGGGCGTGGCGATCGGCGTCGTCGCCGGCACGGCCGCCAGCGCGCAGACGCTGACGGCCATCTTCGGCTCGGTGGCGCTGCTGGTCGCGATCCACATGGCCTTCTTCAAGGGCCGCCAGCTCGCCAGCCACCTGCCGGGCCAGCCCTGCATCACCGGGATCGGCATGATCATCGGCGGCGTCTCGACGATGATGGGCATCGGCGGCGGCTCCCTGTCGGTGCCGATCTTCTCGCTGTGCGGAGTTCCGATCCGCCGCGCGGTGGGCACGGCGGCGGCCATCGGCCTCATCATCGCGGTGCCCGGCGTGATCGGCTTTGCCATCGGCGGCTGGAACGTGCCGGACCTGCCGCCCGGCAGCGTCGGCTACGTGAACCTCATCGGCTTCGCGCTGATCGCGCCGCTGTCGATGCTGTGCGCGCCGATCGGGGCGAAGCTGGCGCACACGATCCCGCAGGAGTGGCTGAGCCGCATCTTCGCGATTTTCCTCGCGGTTACCGCCGTCCGGATGCTCCTGAGCCTCCTCTGA
- a CDS encoding Ku protein: MAPRAYWKGHIRLALVSFPVRLYAATTSTERISLHRIHKETHERVRIQNVVPDEGPVDRDDIVMGYEYDRDKYVPVTEEELDAIEVESKHTIDLSRFVRLDDIDPIYFDKPYFVAPDGDIAAEAFVTIRDALRASKKVALGQIVLAKRERVVAIQPCGEGMLLETLRFADEVRESNTYFEDIEDVSVSRDQVEMAESLIEARSGAFDPNTFVDHYQQALKALIESKLKGKKVEPPKPAKGKGSNVINLMDALKASLESKEGSAANSNRKSTRKASAKSPSKASSSKSAGAKSSKAASASSAAKASGTTARRTTGKTATTRQKKSA, from the coding sequence ATGGCACCGCGCGCCTACTGGAAGGGTCACATCCGCCTCGCGCTGGTCTCGTTCCCCGTGCGCCTCTACGCGGCCACGACGTCGACCGAGCGCATCTCGCTCCACCGCATCCACAAGGAGACGCACGAGCGCGTGCGCATCCAGAACGTCGTCCCCGACGAGGGGCCGGTCGACCGCGACGACATCGTGATGGGCTACGAGTACGATCGCGACAAGTACGTGCCGGTGACGGAGGAGGAGCTCGACGCCATCGAGGTGGAGTCGAAGCACACGATCGACCTGTCCCGTTTCGTCAGACTCGACGACATCGACCCGATCTATTTCGACAAGCCCTATTTCGTCGCCCCCGACGGCGACATCGCGGCCGAGGCGTTCGTGACCATCCGCGACGCGCTGCGGGCGTCGAAGAAGGTGGCGCTGGGGCAGATCGTGCTCGCCAAGCGCGAGCGCGTCGTCGCCATCCAGCCCTGCGGCGAGGGCATGCTCCTCGAGACGCTGCGCTTTGCCGACGAGGTGCGCGAATCGAACACCTACTTCGAGGACATCGAGGACGTGAGCGTCTCCAGGGATCAGGTGGAGATGGCCGAATCGCTGATCGAGGCGCGCTCGGGCGCGTTCGATCCGAACACCTTCGTCGACCACTACCAGCAGGCGCTGAAGGCGCTGATCGAGTCCAAGCTGAAGGGCAAGAAGGTCGAGCCGCCGAAGCCGGCGAAGGGCAAGGGTTCCAACGTCATCAACCTGATGGACGCGCTGAAGGCGAGCCTCGAGAGCAAGGAGGGTTCGGCAGCGAACTCCAACCGGAAGTCGACGCGCAAGGCGAGCGCCAAGTCCCCGTCGAAAGCCTCCTCCTCGAAGAGCGCGGGCGCGAAATCGTCCAAGGCCGCGTCGGCGTCTTCCGCGGCGAAGGCGTCCGGCACCACGGCGCGCCGGACCACCGGCAAGACCGCCACCACACGGCAGAAGAAGAGCGCGTAG
- a CDS encoding metallophosphoesterase family protein produces MNADLPEGVRVYAIGDVHGCAKMLDRLLALIDEDLAADPATSVVEVFLGDYVDRGPDCAAVLKRVGEEVPGRERVRLMGNHEQAMIAALADGTMMSRWLAFGGDATLRSYGIEPNDWKHDPQALQPIVQSVLPRRDLELLTRLAYSHRIGGVIFVHAGIRPGVPLEEQSSSDMIWIREEFLTHSGPFPAFVVHGHTPVDAPEVTPWRANVDTGAVYGGALTAIVLEAGRRHRFLSVPHG; encoded by the coding sequence ATGAACGCCGACCTGCCTGAGGGCGTCCGTGTCTATGCCATTGGCGACGTTCACGGCTGCGCCAAAATGCTGGACCGCCTGCTGGCGCTGATCGACGAGGATCTCGCCGCGGACCCCGCCACGAGCGTCGTCGAGGTCTTCCTCGGCGACTACGTCGACCGTGGACCGGACTGCGCCGCGGTCCTGAAGCGCGTCGGCGAGGAGGTGCCGGGGCGCGAGCGCGTCCGCCTGATGGGCAACCACGAGCAGGCGATGATCGCCGCCCTCGCCGACGGCACCATGATGAGCCGCTGGCTCGCCTTCGGCGGCGATGCCACGCTGCGCTCCTACGGCATCGAGCCGAACGACTGGAAGCACGACCCGCAGGCGCTCCAGCCCATCGTCCAGTCGGTGCTGCCCCGGCGTGATCTCGAGCTGCTGACGCGCCTCGCCTACTCGCACCGTATCGGCGGCGTCATCTTCGTCCACGCCGGCATCCGCCCCGGCGTCCCGCTGGAGGAGCAGTCGAGCTCCGACATGATCTGGATCCGGGAGGAGTTCCTCACCCACTCCGGCCCGTTCCCAGCCTTCGTCGTCCACGGGCACACGCCCGTCGACGCGCCCGAGGTGACGCCCTGGCGCGCCAACGTCGACACCGGCGCCGTTTACGGCGGCGCGCTCACGGCGATCGTGCTGGAGGCGGGCCGCCGCCACCGCTTCCTCAGCGTGCCCCACGGCTGA